In one window of Nerophis ophidion isolate RoL-2023_Sa linkage group LG05, RoL_Noph_v1.0, whole genome shotgun sequence DNA:
- the LOC133553427 gene encoding uncharacterized protein LOC133553427, with the protein MKRGATQSRCPPSLDGDIVKAVLDSHDHWGTAAESRATEMVQSIQNLVSPGHDLLPVFSVEELQKSQELDPSISRVMPFINRQRRPSRREKDGLDTSALVLIRQWERLKVIDGVLYRVARDSMSKQKRHQFVLPKSLIEKALRGVHDLAGHQGQARTIHLARQRFFWPRMEHQIKDYVKCCQRCILAKTPEPSARAPLESIRTSAPMELVCLDFWSAEDSKQRSVDVLVLTDHFTKLAHPFPCANQQAKQVAKKLWDNVFCVYGFPRRIHTDQGANFESELIAELLKLSGVSKSHTTAYHPMGNGGTERFNRTLGNMLRSLPLKEKAKWTQQIQTLTFAYNATVHETTGYAPFHLMFGRVPRLPVDVMFKQVLHDSVVVDYNGYVTSLMSYLHEAASIAQRHAIREQDKQARGYNRKVKGTYLNVGDRVLLANKGEKGEKKLADKWEPTVYTVMDSNPQTHVYKLEDDKGKTKVVYRNLILDISFLPMESADGDTSLTEDSPDDSEDECQMEDLINSLEGESSQDRTSAWVLSGAEESASHQPSDEVSNDAAQSDMEQDSSDTEIEQSVTPNSVSVIDASSIRSFQPVTLRAVDTADTVSGVATGHVPTVILDTMLPVGGRGRVSRSSTHKGSVFRTRAGRVVKKVSRLVETMAQVPIIMGGS; encoded by the coding sequence ATGAAACGAGGTGCGACTCAATCCCGTTGCCCCCCATCTCTGGATGGCGACATTGTGAAGGCTGTTCTTGATTCTCACGACCACTGGGGTACAGCTGCAGAGTCCAGAGCGACAGAAATGGTTCAGTCCATTCAGAACCTTGTTTCACCGGGACACGACCTGCTACCTGTCTTTTCCGTGGAAGAGCTCCAGAAAAGTCAAGAGCTTGACCCAAGCATCTCTAGAGTCATGCCATTTATCAATCGGCAGAGGCGGCCCTCAAGGCGAGAGAAGGACGGTCTGGACACGAGTGCCCTAGTCCTTATCAGACAGTGGGAGAGGCTTAAAGTTATTGATGGGGTGCTCTACAGAGTCGCCAGAGATTCCATGAGCAAACAGAAGAGGCATCAGTTTGTGTTGCCCAAGAGCCTGATAGAAAAGGCCTTGCGCGGTGTGCATGACTTGGCCGGACATCAAGGGCAGGCAAGAACGATTCACCTGGCAAGACAACGCTTCTTTTGGCCTAGAATGGAGCATCAAATTAAGGACTACGTCAAGTGTTGTCAGCGGTGCATCCTGGCCAAGACACCAGAGCCTTCCGCCAGAGCTCCACTTGAGAGTATCAGGACCTCGGCTCCAATGGAACTTGTGTGCTTGGATTTCTGGAGCGCAGAGGATAGCAAGCAGCGTTCAGTGGACGTTCTTGTCCTGACGGATCACTTCACTAAGTTGGCCCATCCCTTTCCCTGTGCAAACCAACAGGCAAAGCAGGTTGCCAAAAAGTTATGGGATAACGTCTTCTGTGTATACGGGTTTCCAAGGCGCATCCACACAGATCAAGGAGCCAACTTTGAGAGTGAGCTCATTGCGGAACTGCTTAAACTATCAGGAGTCTCCAAGTCGCACACTACAGCCTACCACCCCATGGGGAACGGAGGGACCGAGAGATTTAACAGGACTCTTGGGAATATGTTGCGTTCGTTGCCACTGAAAGAGAAAGCTAAGTGGACCCAGCAAATCCAAACCCTGACATTTGCATATAATGCAACGGTGCATGAAACAACTGGATACGCACCATTTCATCTCATGTTTGGGCGGGTTCCGAGGCTCCCCGTTGATGTGATGTTCAAACAGGTCCTACATGACTCGGTGGTCGTTGATTATAACGGCTATGTAACATCTCTTATGTCTTACCTCCATGAAGCGGCCAGTATCGCTCAAAGGCATGCTATCAGAGAACAAGACAAGCAAGCCAGAGGTTACAATCGGAAGGTCAAGGGGACTTACCTGAATGTGGGAGACCGAGTACTCCTCGCCAACAAAGGCGAAAAGGGAGAGAAGAAACTTGCAGACAAGTGGGAACCAACAGTCTACACTGTCATGGACAGCAACCCGCAGACTCATGTCTACAAGTTGGAAGATGACAAAGGAAAAACAAAGGTGGTATATCGTAACCTTATCCTGGACATCAGCTTTCTGCCCATGGAGTCTGCTGATGGAGACACTTCATTAACTGAGGACAGTCCTGATGATTCAGAGGACGAGTGTCAAATGGAGGATCTCATCAACTCTTTGGAGGGGGAGAGTTCGCAGGATAGGACGAGTGCATGGGTATTGAGCGGGGCTGAAGAATCCGCCAGTCATCAACCCAGTGACGAAGTGTCTAATGATGCTGCCCAGTCTGATATGGAGCAAGACTCTTCTGATACAGAGATAGAACAGTCAGTGACACCAAATTCAGTTTCAGTGATTGATGCCAGCAGTATCCGATCGTTTCAACCAGTCACATTGCGAGCAGTTGACACAGCAGACACAGTGTCAGGGGTTGCCACAGGCCATGTCCCAACTGTTATCCTTGACACAATGTTACCAGTTGGGGGACGGGGTCGAGTAAGCCGGTCATCCACACATAAAGGCAGTGTGTTTAGAACACGTGCTGGCAGGGTTGTTAAGAAGGTCAGCCGCCTAGTAGAGACAATGGCTCAGGTACCGATTATCATGGGGGGTTCTTAA